The following proteins come from a genomic window of Deinococcus seoulensis:
- a CDS encoding alginate O-acetyltransferase AlgX-related protein, with protein sequence MPVLTHRAVLSALTLLSAALIAAPARAAATPATAVPASCGVTLDQKAWMFQGEQGFYYYGDELSGRWMNRPWNEARAAFVPATARLAAALKAQGVTLVMAPVPPRSFVQPHLNLQNPTQKAFDLSGAQGFYRALVSDLRAAGLPTADLLTPALAQGDAGVFRQDIHWTPEGAQAAAKATADTVRAAGQTAGTAPFVSIRAGTVTRQVQDQPVLGQIQALCGLSVPPETYGDYQAAPAAPLVAAAGNFGASEGSVRWAFGPVATVSFVTATAGKVEVNATFETPLDGQGVEVVSGGKVIDTVSGLKRGETVTRTWTVDAAAGQNSLDLRFADYNGGKTSFAPGDSRPMAVIFKTLTVQGSGGSGDLIKIQSGGDLLGAAADTVLVGASSSLPSLNYAGFLQAELSRRIDNVSFGGAGVFSSLKDYLLDEAYALSKPGTLIWQIPLLGGDDTAESDLRFVTAAARGAGTSVAAASGTGSARVTVPGLSTAAARVRVSDPATRTVTFKVTSDQGTREFRVTNSERMTHRQDFLLDLGGLGSVTAVEVAAAGTLELQVVN encoded by the coding sequence ATGCCTGTACTGACCCACCGCGCCGTCCTGTCCGCCCTGACCCTGCTGAGCGCCGCACTGATCGCCGCGCCCGCCCGCGCCGCTGCCACACCGGCCACCGCCGTGCCCGCCTCATGCGGCGTCACGCTGGACCAGAAAGCCTGGATGTTCCAGGGCGAGCAGGGGTTCTACTACTACGGTGACGAACTGTCCGGCCGCTGGATGAACCGCCCCTGGAACGAAGCGCGCGCCGCGTTCGTTCCCGCCACCGCCAGACTCGCCGCCGCCCTGAAAGCGCAGGGCGTGACGCTGGTCATGGCGCCCGTCCCGCCCCGCAGTTTCGTGCAGCCGCACCTGAACCTGCAAAACCCCACCCAGAAAGCGTTCGACCTGAGCGGCGCGCAGGGCTTCTACCGCGCGCTGGTCAGTGACCTGCGCGCCGCCGGGCTGCCCACCGCCGACCTGCTGACGCCCGCCCTCGCGCAGGGGGACGCCGGGGTGTTCCGGCAGGACATCCACTGGACACCCGAGGGCGCGCAGGCCGCCGCGAAAGCCACCGCCGACACGGTCCGCGCGGCCGGTCAGACAGCCGGCACCGCACCGTTCGTCAGCATCCGCGCCGGGACCGTCACCCGTCAGGTGCAGGACCAGCCGGTCCTGGGGCAGATTCAGGCGCTGTGCGGCCTGAGCGTCCCGCCCGAAACGTACGGCGACTACCAGGCCGCGCCCGCCGCGCCGCTCGTGGCCGCCGCCGGGAACTTCGGTGCCAGCGAGGGCAGCGTCCGCTGGGCGTTCGGGCCGGTCGCGACCGTGTCGTTCGTGACGGCCACGGCCGGGAAGGTCGAGGTGAACGCCACCTTCGAAACGCCCCTCGACGGACAGGGCGTGGAAGTCGTGTCCGGCGGGAAGGTCATCGACACCGTCAGCGGCCTGAAACGCGGCGAGACCGTCACGCGCACCTGGACGGTCGACGCGGCCGCCGGGCAGAACAGCCTGGACCTGCGCTTCGCGGACTACAACGGCGGCAAGACCAGTTTCGCGCCCGGTGACAGCCGCCCCATGGCCGTGATCTTCAAGACCCTGACCGTGCAGGGCAGCGGCGGCAGCGGCGACCTGATCAAGATCCAGTCAGGCGGCGATCTGCTCGGCGCGGCCGCCGACACTGTCCTGGTCGGCGCCAGCAGCAGCCTCCCCTCCCTGAACTACGCCGGGTTCCTGCAGGCCGAACTCTCGCGCCGCATCGACAATGTGTCGTTCGGTGGGGCCGGCGTGTTCTCCAGCCTCAAGGATTACCTGCTGGACGAGGCGTATGCGCTGAGCAAACCCGGCACGCTGATCTGGCAGATTCCGCTGCTGGGCGGCGACGACACCGCCGAGAGCGACCTGCGTTTCGTCACGGCCGCCGCGCGCGGCGCTGGCACCAGCGTGGCCGCTGCCAGCGGCACCGGCAGCGCCCGCGTCACCGTGCCCGGCCTGAGCACCGCCGCCGCCCGCGTACGCGTCAGCGACCCCGCCACCCGCACCGTCACCTTCAAGGTCACCAGCGATCAGGGCACCCGCGAATTCAGGGTCACCAACTCCGAACGCATGACCCACCGTCAGGACTTCCTGCTCGACCTCGGCGGGCTCGGCAGCGTCACCGCCGTCGAGGTGGCCGCCGCCGGAACCCTGGAACTACAGGTCGTCAACTGA
- a CDS encoding response regulator — translation MAQSITVLLIDDNPSDLFLAQEAFSGYHDQVTVVSHSDGGEALAYLRDTLHPLPNVIVLDVNMPGMSGFDVLKAIRADLTLRHLPVVMLSTSSDEKDINTAYDLITSSYIVKNPHFDQFARQIDSFVRFWLESQFKQTQRTSVDDL, via the coding sequence ATGGCACAGTCCATCACTGTACTTCTGATCGACGACAACCCGTCCGATCTGTTCCTGGCGCAGGAGGCGTTCTCCGGCTATCACGATCAGGTGACGGTCGTCTCGCACTCCGACGGTGGCGAGGCCCTCGCCTACCTCAGGGACACCCTCCACCCCCTACCGAACGTCATCGTGCTGGACGTCAACATGCCCGGCATGAGTGGATTCGACGTCCTGAAAGCCATCCGCGCGGACCTCACCCTGCGGCACCTTCCGGTGGTGATGCTCAGCACCTCGTCCGACGAGAAGGACATCAACACCGCGTACGATCTGATCACCAGTTCCTACATCGTGAAGAATCCCCATTTCGATCAATTCGCGCGGCAGATCGACAGTTTCGTGAGGTTCTGGCTGGAGTCGCAGTTCAAACAAACCCAGCGGACCTCAGTTGACGACCTGTAG
- a CDS encoding substrate-binding domain-containing protein, producing MDTPYHPVVNSSHWSRAYETKAIETLIHRGTDALLLLGSTLSDETLTGVAARVPLILFGRTVPGLEGQCLTLDQRHGAYLATRHLIELGHRATVHLSGPREQQDADERLLGYRQALQDNDIPLRPELEVPGDFVEQPAYRAVTHLLNTNVPFTAVFAANDQMAAGARLALHRKGLRVPDDISLVGFDDLPASAFTLPPLTTVHQPTTRSAWRWPPTSWASCKARMRRCPASPCR from the coding sequence ATGGACACGCCCTACCACCCGGTCGTGAACAGCAGCCACTGGTCCCGCGCCTACGAGACCAAGGCCATCGAAACCCTGATTCACCGCGGGACCGACGCGCTGCTGCTGCTCGGCAGCACCCTCAGCGACGAGACGCTCACCGGCGTGGCCGCCCGCGTGCCGCTGATCCTCTTCGGGCGCACGGTTCCGGGCCTCGAAGGGCAGTGCCTGACACTCGACCAGCGTCACGGCGCGTACCTCGCCACCCGCCACCTGATCGAACTCGGGCACCGCGCCACCGTGCACCTGAGCGGCCCGCGCGAACAGCAGGACGCCGACGAACGCCTGCTCGGGTACCGCCAGGCCCTTCAGGACAACGACATCCCCCTGCGGCCCGAACTGGAAGTGCCGGGCGATTTCGTGGAGCAACCCGCGTACCGCGCCGTGACGCACCTGCTGAACACCAACGTGCCGTTCACGGCCGTGTTCGCCGCGAACGACCAGATGGCCGCCGGCGCGCGACTGGCCCTGCACCGCAAGGGCCTGCGCGTCCCGGACGACATCTCGCTGGTAGGCTTCGACGACCTGCCCGCCAGCGCCTTCACCCTTCCGCCCCTCACCACCGTGCACCAGCCCACTACCAGATCGGCGTGGCGCTGGCCACCCACCTCCTGGGCGTCCTGCAAGGCCAGAATGCGCCGATGCCCAGCTTCACCCTGTCGCTGA
- a CDS encoding LacI family DNA-binding transcriptional regulator has protein sequence MTSRTTVTLTQVARHAGVSTATVSFVINGTKPVSPAVERRVRDAIAALGYHPSHAAQSLRTGRSATLGLLIPDLTNPFFPKLAQDIEREARVRGYAVLLADSHDDPRLQHDALTNLTRRGVDALLIVPAVGTGQTLTSPIPLVLIDRDAGGQPTVQSDKAQGGQLAAAHLIALGHRRIVILAGPDRQGQPGERVQGMLGAARHAGISIPASAVHHSGYGVDDGRAGTHALLDAHPDATALLAANDTLALGALSAAHSRGLNVPTDLSLVGFDDISWAALSSPPLTTVRQDTQALARRAIDRALTPPSDTPAPAEPPVPTELIVRGSTGPAPTASTRRFT, from the coding sequence ATGACCTCACGCACCACCGTCACCCTCACCCAGGTCGCCCGGCACGCCGGCGTCTCCACCGCCACCGTGTCCTTCGTCATCAACGGCACCAAACCCGTCAGTCCCGCCGTCGAACGCCGCGTCCGGGACGCCATCGCCGCCCTCGGCTACCATCCCTCGCACGCCGCCCAGTCCCTGCGCACCGGCCGCAGCGCCACCCTCGGCCTGCTGATCCCGGACCTCACCAACCCCTTCTTCCCCAAACTCGCGCAGGACATCGAACGCGAGGCACGTGTACGCGGCTACGCCGTCCTGCTCGCCGACTCGCACGACGACCCCCGGCTGCAACACGACGCCCTCACCAACCTGACCCGCCGCGGCGTGGACGCCCTGCTGATCGTTCCCGCCGTCGGCACCGGACAGACCCTGACCTCCCCCATTCCACTGGTCCTGATCGACCGTGACGCCGGCGGCCAGCCCACCGTGCAGAGCGACAAGGCCCAGGGCGGCCAGCTCGCCGCCGCGCACCTCATCGCCCTCGGGCACCGCCGGATCGTGATCCTGGCCGGACCAGACCGTCAGGGTCAGCCGGGCGAACGCGTGCAGGGCATGCTCGGCGCCGCCCGGCACGCCGGGATCAGCATTCCCGCCAGCGCCGTTCACCACAGCGGCTACGGCGTCGACGACGGCCGCGCCGGAACGCACGCCCTGCTCGACGCGCACCCGGACGCCACCGCGCTGCTCGCCGCCAACGACACCCTCGCCCTCGGCGCCCTCAGCGCCGCGCACAGCCGCGGCCTGAACGTCCCCACGGACCTGTCGCTGGTCGGCTTCGACGACATCTCCTGGGCGGCGCTCAGCTCACCGCCCCTGACCACCGTCCGGCAGGACACCCAGGCGCTGGCCCGCCGCGCCATCGACCGCGCACTCACGCCGCCCAGCGACACGCCCGCCCCCGCCGAACCGCCCGTTCCGACCGAACTGATCGTACGCGGCTCTACCGGCCCCGCCCCCACTGCGTCCACCCGGAGGTTCACGTGA
- a CDS encoding ribokinase: MILVAGSANLDFITRVPHLPRPGETVLGPAFTTAPGGKGANQAVACARSGHATRFFGALGDDPYAAPLRASFAHSGVQDTSLTLDAPTGAAFITVADSGENVIAVASGANARLTPDREPDFTDVTHLILQLEIPLPAVQAYARAARQRELQVILNAAPAPQAPLPAGLLADVNVLVVNEGELSTLVGPGDLPQQLRAAQTLGPQTVIVTLGGQGAAAVQGDHWLEVPAHPVTVRDTTGAGDTFVGVLTGALGAGLSLPQAMQEASVAASLACTREGAQPSMPSRAEIDHALKSDPDSDPGAGRPA; encoded by the coding sequence GTGATTCTCGTTGCCGGCAGTGCCAACCTCGACTTCATCACCCGCGTGCCTCACCTGCCCCGCCCCGGCGAGACGGTCCTCGGCCCGGCCTTCACGACCGCGCCCGGCGGGAAGGGCGCCAACCAGGCAGTCGCCTGCGCCCGCAGCGGCCACGCGACCCGTTTCTTCGGCGCGCTGGGCGACGACCCCTACGCCGCCCCGCTGCGGGCCTCGTTCGCGCACAGCGGCGTGCAGGACACCAGCCTGACCCTGGACGCCCCCACCGGCGCGGCGTTCATCACAGTCGCGGACAGCGGCGAGAACGTGATCGCCGTCGCCTCCGGCGCCAACGCCCGGCTGACCCCGGATCGGGAACCGGACTTCACGGACGTCACCCACCTGATCCTGCAACTCGAAATTCCGCTGCCCGCCGTGCAGGCCTACGCCCGGGCGGCCCGGCAGCGTGAACTGCAGGTGATCCTGAACGCGGCGCCCGCCCCGCAGGCCCCCCTTCCCGCCGGACTGCTCGCGGACGTGAACGTGCTGGTGGTCAACGAGGGTGAACTGAGCACCCTGGTCGGCCCGGGCGACCTGCCGCAGCAGTTGCGCGCCGCCCAGACCCTCGGGCCGCAGACGGTGATCGTCACGCTGGGCGGCCAGGGCGCCGCCGCCGTTCAGGGCGACCACTGGCTTGAGGTGCCCGCCCATCCCGTCACGGTGCGCGACACGACCGGCGCGGGCGACACCTTCGTGGGCGTCCTGACCGGCGCGCTCGGCGCGGGCCTGAGCCTCCCGCAGGCCATGCAGGAGGCCAGCGTCGCCGCCTCCCTGGCCTGCACCCGCGAGGGCGCGCAGCCCAGCATGCCCAGTCGCGCCGAGATCGACCACGCCCTGAAAAGCGATCCGGACAGTGACCCGGGCGCCGGGAGGCCCGCGTGA
- the rbsD gene encoding D-ribose pyranase, with product MNRSGLLHPELSALVARAGHTQTIVLADTGLPIPAGTPRIELGVSAGLPSLLDVLSAVLGELVVERVTVASETRQHSPQWHARLLDTLQQAPDRITHDEITHDALKASLSGALAVIRTGEVTPYANVILHCGVNF from the coding sequence GTGAACCGCAGCGGCCTGCTGCACCCGGAACTCAGCGCGCTGGTCGCCCGCGCCGGGCACACCCAGACCATCGTGCTGGCCGACACCGGCCTGCCCATCCCCGCCGGAACGCCCCGCATCGAACTGGGTGTGAGCGCCGGACTGCCCTCCCTGCTGGACGTGCTGAGCGCCGTGCTGGGCGAACTGGTCGTCGAGCGCGTCACGGTCGCCAGCGAGACGCGGCAGCACTCCCCGCAGTGGCACGCCCGGCTGCTGGACACCCTGCAGCAGGCACCCGACAGGATCACGCACGACGAGATCACGCACGACGCCCTCAAGGCCTCGCTGTCCGGCGCGCTCGCCGTGATCCGCACCGGGGAGGTCACGCCGTACGCGAACGTGATCCTGCACTGCGGGGTGAACTTCTGA
- a CDS encoding sugar ABC transporter ATP-binding protein, translating into MTAAPAPRLSMRGITRSFGPVTVLHGIDLDIRPGEVHALLGENGAGKSTLMKILAGVQPPSSGEVLLNGQPVRFRSVAEASRSGVRMLFQELSLAPDLTVEENLFLGQMPAAVTDRALQQRARAQLAALNLDLPLGRPLRTLTVGERQMVAIARALTGDTQVLILDEPTAPLTSPEVEQLFTFIAQVRARGVAVVYISHHLAEVFRMADRVTVLRDGRQVATADVKDTTPAQVIEWMVGRHVEVQSRVGAPQDAEAFHVQVQPRAGAPFELTLRRGEIVGLVGIIGSGRTAATRALIGADGHSRWNGRPVRSLRDARRAGIGVVPEDRKTEGAVLEGSIRENLALSSLDQITRLGVIDPAAEDRLARQWMTDLHVRPQDPAYRVGSLSGGNQQKVVLGRVLATRPQALVLEEPTRGVDIGAREEIYEVIARLAREGLPVVLSSSDSPEVLGLAQRILVFRDGALAAELHAPVSLEEVTAHVTGANAV; encoded by the coding sequence ATGACCGCTGCGCCAGCCCCGCGCCTGAGCATGCGCGGCATCACCCGCAGCTTCGGTCCCGTGACGGTCCTGCACGGCATCGACCTCGACATCCGCCCCGGCGAGGTTCACGCGCTGCTGGGCGAGAACGGCGCCGGCAAGAGCACCCTGATGAAGATCCTGGCGGGCGTGCAACCCCCCAGCAGCGGCGAGGTGCTGCTGAACGGTCAGCCCGTCCGGTTCCGCAGCGTGGCCGAGGCGTCCCGCAGCGGCGTGCGGATGCTGTTCCAGGAACTGAGCCTCGCGCCGGACCTGACCGTCGAGGAGAACCTGTTCCTGGGACAGATGCCTGCCGCCGTCACCGACCGCGCCCTGCAACAGCGCGCCCGCGCGCAACTCGCCGCCCTGAACCTCGACCTGCCGCTGGGCCGCCCGCTGCGCACCCTGACGGTCGGGGAGCGGCAGATGGTCGCCATCGCCCGCGCCCTGACCGGCGACACCCAGGTCCTGATCCTGGACGAACCCACCGCGCCCCTGACCAGCCCGGAAGTCGAGCAGCTGTTCACGTTCATCGCGCAGGTCCGGGCGCGCGGCGTGGCCGTCGTGTACATCTCGCATCACCTCGCGGAAGTCTTCCGCATGGCCGACCGGGTGACGGTCCTGCGCGACGGGCGGCAGGTCGCCACGGCAGACGTGAAGGACACCACGCCCGCGCAGGTGATCGAGTGGATGGTCGGCCGTCACGTCGAGGTGCAGTCCCGCGTGGGTGCCCCGCAGGACGCCGAGGCCTTCCACGTGCAGGTGCAGCCCCGCGCAGGCGCCCCCTTCGAACTGACGCTGCGGCGCGGTGAGATCGTCGGACTGGTCGGCATCATCGGCAGTGGCCGCACCGCCGCCACCCGCGCCCTGATCGGAGCGGACGGCCACAGCCGCTGGAACGGCCGCCCCGTCCGCTCGCTACGCGACGCACGCCGCGCCGGAATCGGCGTGGTCCCCGAGGACCGCAAGACCGAGGGAGCCGTGCTGGAAGGCAGCATCCGCGAGAACCTCGCGCTGTCCAGCCTGGACCAGATCACCCGCCTCGGCGTGATCGACCCGGCAGCCGAGGACCGACTGGCCCGGCAGTGGATGACCGACCTGCACGTCCGCCCGCAGGACCCCGCATACCGCGTGGGCTCCCTGTCCGGCGGGAACCAGCAGAAGGTCGTGCTGGGCCGCGTCCTCGCCACGCGCCCGCAGGCCCTGGTCCTGGAAGAACCCACCCGCGGCGTCGACATCGGCGCGCGCGAGGAGATCTACGAGGTCATCGCCCGCCTCGCCCGTGAGGGACTGCCGGTCGTGCTGTCCAGCAGCGACTCGCCCGAAGTGCTGGGTCTCGCGCAGCGCATCCTCGTCTTCCGTGACGGCGCGCTGGCCGCCGAACTGCACGCCCCCGTTTCACTCGAGGAGGTCACCGCCCATGTCACTGGCGCAAACGCCGTCTAA
- a CDS encoding ABC transporter permease, translated as MSLAQTPSNPVRLTISRYGLWIIFAALVLLASLLSDRFLTGSNLLNIARQTSVNALLAFGMTAVILTAGIDLSVGAMLAVIGVSAALLDQAGLPFPLTALLVLIGGSLIGALNGVIVAYGRIAPFVVTLAALTIWRGVTLVMTDGTPVSGLSASFQNIGNADWFGLPSIAGVALLALGLSWFLLRRTAWGRGLYALGSSEDAARFAGLNVERLKVTVYAFSGLLSAVAALLLTSRLYSAQPTAGSGFELDAIAAVVVGGTSLSGGRGSVIGTLLGALIIGVLNNAMNLLDVNAFYQQIVKGGVILGALLLERLLNRS; from the coding sequence ATGTCACTGGCGCAAACGCCGTCTAATCCTGTCCGCCTGACCATCAGCCGCTACGGCCTGTGGATCATCTTCGCGGCGCTGGTCCTGCTGGCCAGCCTGCTCTCCGACCGGTTCCTGACCGGCAGCAACCTCCTGAACATCGCCCGCCAGACCAGCGTGAACGCCCTGCTGGCCTTCGGCATGACAGCCGTGATCCTGACCGCCGGGATCGACCTGTCCGTGGGCGCCATGCTCGCCGTGATCGGCGTGAGCGCCGCGCTGCTGGACCAGGCAGGCCTGCCGTTCCCGCTGACGGCACTCCTGGTCCTGATCGGCGGCAGCCTGATCGGCGCGCTGAACGGCGTGATCGTCGCGTACGGCCGCATCGCGCCCTTCGTGGTCACGCTGGCCGCGCTCACCATCTGGCGCGGCGTGACCCTGGTCATGACCGACGGCACGCCCGTCAGCGGCCTGAGCGCCTCCTTCCAGAACATCGGGAACGCAGACTGGTTCGGCCTGCCCAGCATCGCGGGCGTGGCGCTGCTGGCGCTGGGCCTGTCGTGGTTCCTGCTGCGCCGCACCGCCTGGGGCCGCGGCCTCTACGCGCTGGGCAGCAGCGAGGACGCCGCCCGCTTCGCCGGACTGAACGTCGAACGCCTGAAAGTCACCGTGTACGCCTTCAGCGGCCTGTTGAGCGCCGTCGCCGCGCTACTCCTTACCTCCCGCCTGTACTCCGCGCAACCCACCGCCGGCAGCGGCTTCGAACTCGACGCCATCGCCGCCGTCGTCGTGGGCGGCACCAGCCTCTCCGGCGGGCGTGGCAGCGTCATCGGCACGCTGCTGGGCGCCCTGATCATCGGGGTACTCAACAACGCCATGAACCTGCTCGACGTGAACGCCTTCTACCAGCAGATCGTCAAGGGCGGCGTCATCCTCGGCGCGCTGCTGCTCGAACGCCTGCTCAACCGCTCCTGA
- a CDS encoding D-ribose ABC transporter substrate-binding protein: MKKHLSLILLALASTAAAQSRPVIGLSLSTLNNPFFVELRDGAKKAATAGGADLVVLDAQDRADKQASDIEDLITRKVKVIIVNATDSDAIIPSIMAANAAKIPVITVDRSANGGQVAYHVASDNVAGGKMAGEYIKKLLGGKGNVVELQGIPGSSAARDRGAGFNAALKAAPALKRVASQPADFNRAKGLSVMENILQSQPTIAAVFAHNDEMALGAAQAIASSKRKIVVVGFDATPDAVAAVRAGKLAATVAQRPADIGKLGVQRALTIIKTGKVPAKTVNVPVPLTLITK, from the coding sequence ATGAAAAAGCACCTGTCCCTGATCCTGCTCGCCCTCGCCAGCACCGCCGCCGCCCAGTCCCGCCCCGTGATCGGCCTGAGCCTCAGCACCCTGAACAACCCCTTCTTCGTCGAGCTGCGCGACGGCGCCAAAAAGGCCGCTACCGCCGGCGGGGCCGACCTGGTCGTACTGGACGCCCAGGACCGCGCCGACAAGCAGGCCAGCGACATCGAGGACCTGATCACCCGCAAGGTGAAGGTCATCATCGTGAACGCCACAGACAGTGACGCCATCATTCCCAGCATCATGGCCGCGAACGCCGCGAAGATCCCCGTCATCACCGTCGACCGCAGCGCCAACGGCGGTCAGGTCGCCTACCACGTCGCCTCAGACAATGTCGCCGGTGGCAAGATGGCCGGCGAGTACATCAAGAAACTGCTGGGCGGCAAGGGCAACGTCGTCGAGTTGCAGGGCATTCCCGGCTCCAGCGCCGCCCGTGACCGCGGCGCGGGCTTCAACGCGGCCCTGAAAGCGGCGCCTGCCCTGAAACGCGTGGCCAGCCAGCCCGCCGACTTCAACCGCGCCAAGGGCCTGAGCGTCATGGAGAACATCCTGCAGTCCCAGCCGACCATCGCCGCCGTGTTCGCCCACAACGACGAGATGGCGCTCGGTGCGGCGCAGGCCATCGCGTCCAGCAAACGCAAGATCGTCGTCGTCGGTTTCGACGCCACGCCGGACGCCGTCGCGGCCGTCAGGGCCGGCAAGCTGGCCGCCACCGTCGCGCAGCGCCCCGCCGACATCGGCAAACTGGGTGTGCAGCGCGCCCTGACCATCATCAAGACCGGCAAGGTTCCCGCCAAGACTGTGAACGTCCCCGTGCCGCTCACCCTGATTACGAAGTGA